TTTTGAGTTTCATTTTTTGCACCGTCGATAATTCTGTTAGCTTCATTTTCTGAATTTTTTAATTCATTAATTATTTTCTTTAACATATTTTTTAACCCCGGTAAGTTATAATTCTATATATTATTAGTTATAAGAGTTGTTTAGTAATAAAGTATACTTATAAAAAAATAACATAAATAATTTTTTAAGTCAATTTAAACGGTGATATTTAACATTTCTTAATAAATGTATAATTAATTAATAATATTAATTATTATATAATCCTTTAAAATAATCATAATATAATATGGATATTGGATAATGTTTAATAGTGTTTGCATAAAACAGTGAGGTATGATTTACGGGTTAATCGGATTTCAATTGCTTCACAATATCGAGGTACATCTGCAATCTTTTTTTTGCACCCTCCACTATTCCATATTTTTCTTCCTTCATTCTTTGTGTTAAATTTGGCAATTTTACTTTGCTTACTCTAAAATTATACCTTTTTACAACCTTAGTTATTGCTACTTCTAAGCCATATTTTAATAAATCTAAATCAGGAATGACATCAATGATATATCTTTTTATAGCTCTTTGGCCTGTAAGATAAGGCATTAGAAATTGTGGTAGATCGGTCAATAATCTACCTTGGGTAAAAATACCTAGAGACATATCAGCTTTATCTTCTATTATAGGATTTATTAATTCATGGATATGATCAATTGTTAATCCAATTAAATCAGCATCTAAAAATAACAGTATATCCGAATCAGTTTTTTCGAAACCCTTTTTTATTGCCCCACCCTTTCCAATATTTTCTTTTAGTTGACACACTTCAACATCTAAGTTTTTTGCAATACTAACAGTATTGTCAGTAGAACCATCACTTACCACAATAATATTATTAATTACCGGAACCTTTTTTACTGTTTTTATTACATCAGCAATGGTACTTTCTTCGTTATATGCAGGTATGATAACAGATATTTTCATTGTGTTCCTCTTTTCTTCGCTTAATGTTTTGTCAATAAAGGGTATTTTAATTATATTTTTTTTGAATTATTTGACATTAATCTTATCTCTTTAACTAATACATCTACGGCTTCGTTAGTATTAAACCTTCCAATAAATTTACTTTTTTTATAGAGCATTGCCTCTTTTTTATTAAATGCTATTCCTATATCAGAAAATTTTGCTTCACCAGGGCCATTTACCACACATCCCATAATAGCAATAGTAAAGGAATCACTAATATCTTTTAATCTGCTTTCTATCAGTTTACCAATTTCATGTATATCAACCTGGCATCTTCCACATGTGGGGCAAGATATTATATTAATCCCCCTTTTACGTAAACCGAGAGCTCCTAAAATATCATATCCTGCCAAAACTTCTTGTTCCGGATTTCCGGATAAAGAGACTCTTACAGTATCTCCAATCCCTTCATATAATAAAATTCCTATTCC
The Atribacterota bacterium DNA segment above includes these coding regions:
- a CDS encoding glycosyltransferase family 2 protein; its protein translation is MKISVIIPAYNEESTIADVIKTVKKVPVINNIIVVSDGSTDNTVSIAKNLDVEVCQLKENIGKGGAIKKGFEKTDSDILLFLDADLIGLTIDHIHELINPIIEDKADMSLGIFTQGRLLTDLPQFLMPYLTGQRAIKRYIIDVIPDLDLLKYGLEVAITKVVKRYNFRVSKVKLPNLTQRMKEEKYGIVEGAKKRLQMYLDIVKQLKSD